The following are encoded in a window of Ferribacterium limneticum genomic DNA:
- a CDS encoding 4a-hydroxytetrahydrobiopterin dehydratase yields MEPVCNLSEKRCTPCEGGTLPLSQEKIDRLLPSLDGWGQTGGEISKTFEFRNYYETMAFVNAIAWISHRENHHPDLEVGYRQCRVRYSTHAIGGLSENDFICAAKIEHSLFSV; encoded by the coding sequence ATGGAACCGGTCTGCAATCTGAGTGAAAAGCGCTGCACGCCCTGCGAAGGCGGCACCCTGCCGCTGTCTCAGGAGAAAATCGACCGGCTGTTGCCGAGCCTCGATGGCTGGGGGCAAACGGGTGGCGAGATCAGCAAGACATTCGAGTTCCGCAACTATTACGAAACCATGGCCTTTGTGAATGCGATTGCCTGGATCTCGCATCGCGAGAATCACCATCCCGACCTCGAGGTCGGTTACCGGCAGTGCCGGGTGCGCTACTCGACGCACGCCATCGGCGGTCTGTCGGAAAACGACTTCATCTGCGCCGCCAAGATCGAACACAGCCTGTTCAGCGTATAA
- a CDS encoding DUF3460 family protein: MSNFISRLFHLGSAEHPAGEIDRGYVSEHTQFIDQFLVDHPEALVDQHDGRQLYWDKKVDLADQQKAEQDRAEADGYGFYRSAWRATKH, encoded by the coding sequence ATGAGCAATTTCATCAGCAGGCTGTTCCATCTGGGCAGCGCCGAGCACCCGGCCGGCGAAATCGATCGTGGATATGTCTCGGAACACACGCAGTTCATTGATCAGTTCCTGGTTGATCATCCCGAGGCGCTGGTCGACCAGCACGACGGACGCCAGCTCTACTGGGACAAGAAGGTGGATCTGGCGGACCAGCAAAAGGCCGAGCAGGATCGTGCCGAGGCTGACGGCTACGGGTTTTACCGCTCGGCCTGGCGCGCCACGAAGCATTAG
- a CDS encoding class I adenylate-forming enzyme family protein, giving the protein MNLSNLLFRTAKVFPDRPAIACGDRELYNYREFAARVLALSGSLRGYFGLRRGERVALFMQNSPHYLEILFAIWHAGLTAVPINNKLHPKEVAFILEDSGATLLFVTAGMEHETLSSNSAKLLQVIDADSKEYSELFHGGEATMASNDPSDLAWLFYTSGTTGKPKGVMLTHANLLSMTMCYFTDVDTPCKEGSILYAAPMSHGAGLYSFAHVIAGARHLVPESGSFVPAEIFELSQKYRNVSMFAAPTMVRRLVEHSANHDSDPSSIKTVVYGGGPMYLEDIRRALDVLGNRFVQIYGQGETPMTISALSKFHIGNTGHPRYFERLGSVGIAQTAVEVRIVDISGQVLPTGESGEIIVRGDTVMSGYWGNPTATLNTLRDGWLYTGDIGVLDQDGFLSLKDRSKDIIISGGSNIYPREVEEILLLHPGVAEVSVVGRPSHEWGEEVIAFIVPASGQSPDFEALDKLCLKHIARFKRPKEYRILQSLPKNNYGKVVKTELRRALAEER; this is encoded by the coding sequence ATGAATTTGTCGAATTTGCTTTTCCGAACTGCCAAGGTCTTTCCGGATCGGCCGGCGATTGCTTGCGGTGATCGCGAGCTCTATAACTATCGTGAGTTTGCGGCTCGAGTTTTGGCTTTGTCCGGGAGCTTGCGTGGCTATTTTGGGCTACGCCGTGGCGAGCGAGTTGCGCTGTTCATGCAGAACAGTCCGCACTACCTTGAGATACTTTTCGCGATCTGGCACGCCGGCCTAACGGCGGTTCCTATCAACAATAAACTTCATCCGAAAGAGGTGGCGTTCATACTTGAAGACTCAGGAGCCACTTTGTTGTTTGTCACGGCAGGTATGGAACACGAGACTCTCTCGTCGAATAGCGCCAAACTGCTGCAGGTTATTGATGCGGACTCGAAGGAGTATTCCGAACTTTTCCACGGCGGTGAGGCCACCATGGCATCCAATGATCCGAGCGATTTGGCATGGCTGTTCTATACCTCCGGGACCACCGGAAAGCCAAAAGGGGTCATGTTGACCCACGCCAATCTATTGTCAATGACGATGTGCTATTTCACGGATGTCGATACTCCGTGTAAGGAAGGTAGCATCCTGTACGCGGCACCGATGTCTCATGGAGCAGGCTTGTACAGTTTTGCCCACGTGATTGCAGGCGCTCGCCATTTGGTTCCGGAGTCAGGCAGCTTTGTTCCTGCGGAAATATTCGAGCTATCGCAGAAATACCGCAATGTCTCAATGTTTGCGGCACCTACCATGGTGAGGCGCCTTGTTGAGCATAGTGCCAATCACGATAGTGATCCATCCAGCATTAAAACGGTGGTTTATGGTGGAGGTCCCATGTACCTGGAGGACATCCGGCGGGCGCTTGACGTGTTGGGTAATCGCTTTGTCCAGATTTACGGGCAAGGCGAAACACCAATGACCATTTCTGCCTTGTCCAAATTCCACATCGGGAACACAGGGCATCCACGTTATTTTGAGAGGCTTGGTTCAGTCGGTATTGCGCAGACAGCGGTAGAAGTGCGAATTGTCGACATCAGCGGTCAAGTGCTTCCCACGGGAGAGAGTGGAGAAATTATTGTTCGCGGAGATACGGTCATGAGCGGGTATTGGGGAAATCCAACTGCAACACTCAATACACTGCGCGATGGTTGGTTATATACCGGGGATATCGGTGTACTCGATCAGGATGGCTTCCTCTCACTGAAAGATCGCTCTAAAGACATAATCATCAGTGGCGGCTCAAATATCTACCCCAGAGAGGTTGAGGAAATACTTCTTTTGCATCCCGGCGTGGCAGAAGTCTCGGTGGTCGGTAGACCAAGCCATGAATGGGGTGAAGAGGTTATAGCGTTCATTGTTCCAGCCTCTGGCCAATCTCCGGATTTCGAAGCCCTCGACAAGCTGTGTCTAAAACACATCGCTCGCTTTAAGCGTCCCAAGGAGTACAGAATCCTTCAGAGCCTGCCCAAAAACAACTATGGAAAAGTAGTCAAAACGGAGCTCAGGCGAGCCTTGGCGGAAGAGCGATAA
- a CDS encoding acetyl-CoA acetyltransferase, translated as MFEIRSLHSSITKKLSFLTTQPATLLRDGFISVCKKSLPPRRKFIEMTVCIIGWSHGNFGRQPEESIESLLNAVATDALIDAGIDASDVDGGYVGMLNVGFSRQDFPSPLLLQANEGLRFKPFTRVENACASGSAALYAGMNFIKAGEGRIALVAGVEKMSDVPTEQAGENLLCCSYRPEEAMTKGGFAGIFAGIAERYFQTYGDKSASLARIAAKNHANAMENPFAQMRKDLGFEFCNTVSEKNPYVIQPLRRTDCAPISDGAAAIVLADIKTAMSMRKAVALRATQQVTDFMPLSRRNPIRFEGASMAWSRALQSAQISLKELSLVEVHDCFTIAELISYEAMGLVPPGEGARAIDEGWVLKDGRLPINPSGGLKAKGHPIGATGISMHALAAMQVTGTAGGMQIPDANLAGVFNMGGSAVANYVSILEPLRA; from the coding sequence GTGTTTGAAATACGGTCGCTCCATTCCAGCATCACCAAAAAACTTTCATTTCTCACCACTCAACCGGCGACTTTGCTTCGTGACGGATTCATCTCTGTTTGCAAGAAAAGTCTGCCGCCAAGAAGGAAGTTTATAGAGATGACGGTCTGCATAATTGGATGGTCCCATGGCAATTTTGGACGGCAACCAGAGGAAAGCATTGAGTCACTTCTCAATGCAGTAGCAACAGATGCCTTGATAGATGCCGGCATTGACGCTTCTGACGTTGATGGAGGCTACGTTGGGATGTTGAACGTTGGCTTTTCTCGACAAGATTTTCCGTCACCCCTCCTTCTGCAAGCGAATGAGGGACTCCGCTTCAAGCCATTTACGCGCGTCGAAAACGCCTGCGCTAGCGGTTCAGCCGCCCTTTACGCGGGGATGAACTTCATCAAAGCGGGCGAAGGTCGCATTGCTTTGGTTGCGGGTGTAGAGAAGATGTCCGATGTGCCGACCGAGCAAGCCGGAGAAAATCTCCTCTGTTGCAGCTATCGTCCGGAAGAGGCCATGACCAAGGGAGGCTTTGCTGGCATATTTGCCGGGATTGCCGAACGCTACTTTCAGACCTATGGTGACAAGAGTGCCTCTCTTGCACGAATAGCCGCAAAAAATCATGCGAATGCCATGGAAAACCCTTTCGCCCAGATGCGCAAGGATCTCGGCTTTGAATTCTGCAACACGGTGTCCGAGAAGAATCCATATGTCATCCAACCACTGCGCCGGACCGACTGCGCACCGATATCGGATGGTGCAGCAGCGATAGTCCTGGCTGACATCAAGACCGCAATGTCAATGCGCAAAGCGGTTGCACTTCGGGCGACTCAGCAAGTAACGGACTTCATGCCATTAAGCCGCCGAAACCCTATTCGGTTTGAAGGTGCCAGCATGGCCTGGAGCCGCGCTCTGCAGTCTGCCCAGATTTCCCTCAAGGAACTCTCGCTCGTTGAAGTACATGACTGTTTCACGATCGCCGAACTAATTTCCTACGAAGCCATGGGCCTGGTACCGCCAGGTGAGGGTGCGCGCGCAATTGACGAGGGCTGGGTACTTAAGGATGGGAGGCTGCCCATCAATCCATCTGGCGGATTAAAAGCCAAAGGACATCCGATCGGCGCAACTGGAATTTCGATGCACGCATTGGCAGCAATGCAGGTTACCGGAACGGCTGGAGGGATGCAGATTCCGGATGCGAACTTAGCCGGGGTTTTCAACATGGGCGGTTCAGCCGTAGCGAACTACGTAAGCATACTTGAGCCACTGCGCGCTTAA
- a CDS encoding CoA transferase subunit A has protein sequence MAVNKVYPHARSALSGLLRDGMTIMSGGFGVCGIPSLLIEAIRDSGVKDLTIISNNPGIDNFGLGLLLPKGQIRKMIGSYIGENATFAKQYLAGEIEVEFNPQGTLAERIRAGGAGIPAFFTRTGVGTVIAEGKDIREFDGARYLMEKSLHADLAIVHAWRGDPEGNLQFRMTARNFNPVMATAGTVTVAEVEELVAPGEIDPDHIITPGIFVQRIIEVGPGDKRIEQRTVRARLTDCRE, from the coding sequence GTGGCAGTCAACAAGGTTTATCCACATGCAAGATCCGCGCTGAGCGGTCTATTACGCGATGGCATGACCATCATGTCAGGAGGATTTGGGGTCTGCGGTATCCCTTCATTGCTAATCGAGGCAATTCGCGATTCAGGGGTGAAAGATCTAACCATCATTTCCAACAACCCTGGCATAGACAACTTCGGCCTCGGTTTGCTCCTGCCCAAAGGGCAGATACGAAAAATGATCGGTTCGTATATTGGAGAAAACGCAACTTTTGCGAAGCAATACCTTGCGGGAGAAATTGAGGTTGAATTCAACCCACAAGGCACCCTTGCCGAACGCATTCGCGCTGGCGGAGCAGGCATCCCGGCCTTTTTTACACGCACGGGTGTCGGCACGGTGATCGCTGAGGGTAAAGACATTCGCGAATTTGACGGAGCCAGGTATCTGATGGAAAAAAGCCTTCATGCAGATCTCGCTATCGTGCATGCATGGCGCGGCGATCCCGAGGGGAACCTTCAATTTCGCATGACTGCGAGAAACTTCAATCCCGTCATGGCAACTGCAGGCACAGTTACTGTGGCCGAAGTAGAGGAACTCGTCGCTCCAGGTGAAATTGATCCAGACCACATCATTACTCCGGGCATATTTGTCCAAAGGATTATCGAGGTCGGTCCGGGAGATAAACGGATCGAGCAACGCACGGTGCGTGCTCGCCTAACTGATTGCAGGGAGTAA
- a CDS encoding CoA transferase subunit B, with protein MAWTRDQMAARAAKEVRDGYYVNLGIGIPTLVANHIPEGISAQLQSENGMLGMGPFPFEGDEDPDLINAGKQTITTLPTTSFFDSATSFAIIRGGHIQLSILGALQVSEKGDLANWAVPGKMVKGIGGAMDLVAGVPKVVVLMEHSSRGEAKIVKQCSLPLTGSEVVSLIITDLCVFEVGPDGLLLTELAPDVTIDDIVANTEASFSTHPNFDRHH; from the coding sequence ATGGCCTGGACTCGCGACCAGATGGCTGCACGAGCAGCCAAAGAAGTACGTGACGGTTACTACGTTAACCTTGGCATAGGAATTCCAACACTAGTCGCCAATCACATCCCGGAAGGAATTTCTGCTCAGCTGCAGAGCGAAAACGGGATGTTAGGCATGGGGCCTTTCCCTTTTGAAGGGGACGAAGATCCCGACCTGATTAACGCCGGCAAGCAAACCATTACAACTTTGCCAACAACCAGCTTTTTCGATAGCGCAACCTCATTTGCGATTATTCGGGGTGGCCATATTCAGCTCTCCATTCTCGGCGCGCTACAGGTCTCAGAAAAAGGGGATCTCGCAAATTGGGCGGTTCCGGGCAAGATGGTCAAGGGGATTGGAGGCGCAATGGATCTCGTTGCCGGGGTACCAAAGGTGGTGGTCCTAATGGAGCACTCATCTCGAGGTGAGGCAAAAATCGTGAAACAGTGCTCGCTCCCTCTCACAGGTAGCGAAGTCGTTAGTTTGATCATCACTGACCTCTGCGTCTTTGAGGTAGGTCCGGATGGACTGTTACTAACTGAACTCGCTCCTGATGTCACCATTGACGATATCGTTGCCAATACAGAAGCCAGCTTCTCGACTCACCCAAATTTTGATCGACACCACTAA
- a CDS encoding DUF3135 domain-containing protein → MKNTLPTNLPELCFDELSLLATANPVAFEELRSSLINEAIQLAGNNANLLSTLQNRLDQEAVTDSPRYVSYLRLSKWIDDYTKASPGTLQALT, encoded by the coding sequence TTGAAGAACACTTTACCCACAAATTTGCCGGAGCTATGTTTCGATGAATTGTCATTATTGGCTACAGCCAATCCCGTTGCATTCGAAGAACTGCGTTCTTCCTTGATCAATGAGGCGATTCAACTTGCTGGAAATAATGCCAATCTATTGAGCACCCTCCAAAATCGCCTTGACCAAGAGGCCGTTACTGACTCGCCTCGCTACGTATCTTATCTGCGCCTATCCAAATGGATTGATGACTATACAAAGGCTAGTCCGGGGACATTGCAAGCACTAACCTAA
- a CDS encoding sigma-54-dependent Fis family transcriptional regulator produces MNFSNVRDMFSRPEDDGRVRASWESFLSNGDASADSLRGLVEDSWKRCLGANVDPSIRQAASPLAGPDVSILKYQLRDLLEASKPVMVLARDFLSETGTVMVLTDQKGIVLEVEGDSSTMGPAEKVHLLPGASWNEAQCGTNAIGTAISLGQPVQIHSEEHFCEGIKRWTCSAAVIRDPVHGQILGVIDVSGLSRNYSRHSLSMVVATANRIESFLAKKELQFRIRLMDRSTTQLSASDGAGAILIDRHGFPIKLNENAPSLLTSLGCRIDLNNPDRIEGISTGAEPVACKDALPDWLRSEWVEPIFDNGERVGSVVRVPNRQSKFRVSKPQSITHGAADVKATFPGAKGSSPELQQAIDKATQLAKSRVPILLLGETGVGKEVFAQGIHSLSRYCDGPFIALNCGGLSRELLASELFGHVEGAFTGSRRGGVAGKIEAADGGTLFLDELGEMPLDLQPHFLRVLEDGQIYRLGDTKPRQVRFRLIAATNRDLRQEVAEGRFRIDLFYRVSVTSIRIPALRDRQGDIRELTKSFIRQLCEQHEVEEKIFDPKALEMLEQYSWPGNVRELRNTIEGLVLTVPGDVICHHDLPPEFLSDSHGADDSRDDVSVANLSGLAKSEFEQICKVLRETSGNATLAAKQLGIAKSTLYLKLKKYSLDESMDSWRST; encoded by the coding sequence ATGAACTTCAGCAATGTGCGAGATATGTTCTCAAGGCCCGAGGACGACGGCAGAGTACGTGCCTCCTGGGAAAGCTTCTTGAGCAATGGCGATGCCTCCGCTGATTCGCTACGCGGCTTGGTTGAGGACTCCTGGAAACGATGCCTTGGCGCCAATGTCGACCCTTCGATTCGTCAAGCTGCCAGCCCATTGGCTGGACCCGATGTTTCCATATTGAAATATCAACTACGGGATTTGCTTGAGGCCAGTAAGCCCGTGATGGTTTTGGCGAGAGATTTTCTCTCCGAGACGGGGACTGTGATGGTCCTGACAGATCAAAAAGGGATTGTGCTTGAAGTTGAAGGTGACAGTTCCACAATGGGGCCGGCGGAAAAGGTACATCTTCTTCCCGGGGCCAGTTGGAATGAGGCTCAGTGCGGGACCAACGCTATTGGTACTGCAATTTCATTGGGGCAGCCGGTACAAATTCACTCTGAAGAGCATTTTTGCGAGGGTATCAAGCGGTGGACATGCTCTGCTGCTGTGATCCGTGATCCCGTTCATGGTCAGATACTTGGCGTCATAGATGTATCTGGTCTGAGTCGGAATTACTCGCGCCATAGTCTTTCTATGGTCGTTGCCACTGCCAATCGAATTGAGTCGTTTTTGGCCAAGAAAGAGTTGCAATTTCGAATCCGCTTGATGGACCGCTCGACAACCCAACTGAGCGCATCCGACGGGGCTGGTGCGATACTGATTGATCGACATGGGTTTCCCATAAAGCTAAACGAAAATGCACCATCCTTGCTTACCTCCTTGGGTTGTCGGATTGATCTGAATAACCCGGATCGCATCGAAGGAATTTCAACCGGTGCAGAACCGGTTGCCTGTAAAGATGCTTTGCCTGATTGGCTGCGGTCGGAATGGGTTGAGCCGATTTTCGACAACGGAGAACGAGTCGGTAGTGTGGTTAGGGTTCCTAATCGACAATCAAAATTCCGTGTGAGCAAGCCACAGTCTATTACTCATGGAGCGGCTGATGTAAAGGCTACTTTCCCTGGCGCCAAGGGAAGTAGTCCAGAGCTGCAACAGGCTATCGACAAGGCTACCCAACTCGCAAAATCACGAGTTCCAATCCTGTTGTTAGGTGAAACCGGGGTTGGGAAAGAGGTTTTTGCACAAGGAATTCACTCATTGAGCAGGTACTGCGATGGCCCATTTATCGCGCTGAATTGCGGTGGGCTCAGTCGCGAACTATTGGCAAGTGAGTTGTTCGGCCATGTCGAAGGAGCGTTTACTGGTTCTCGTCGCGGAGGTGTTGCCGGGAAAATTGAAGCCGCCGATGGTGGAACCCTCTTCCTTGATGAACTGGGGGAGATGCCTCTTGATTTGCAACCCCATTTTCTGAGGGTCTTGGAAGATGGGCAGATTTATCGATTAGGCGATACCAAGCCAAGGCAAGTACGGTTTCGCTTGATCGCTGCAACTAATCGAGATCTCCGGCAAGAGGTGGCTGAAGGCCGATTCCGGATCGATCTTTTCTATCGTGTCTCTGTGACCAGCATCCGGATTCCTGCGCTTAGGGACCGTCAAGGCGATATCAGAGAGTTGACCAAGTCGTTCATTCGACAACTATGTGAACAGCACGAAGTCGAGGAGAAAATATTCGATCCAAAGGCTCTTGAAATGCTGGAGCAATATTCCTGGCCAGGCAATGTCCGTGAGCTTCGCAATACGATTGAGGGCTTGGTGTTGACCGTTCCGGGGGATGTTATTTGTCATCATGATTTGCCGCCGGAGTTTTTGAGTGATTCGCATGGTGCCGATGATTCTCGCGATGATGTCTCTGTAGCCAACTTGAGCGGCTTAGCAAAAAGCGAATTTGAACAGATATGCAAGGTGCTACGGGAGACCTCCGGTAATGCGACGCTTGCGGCCAAGCAATTGGGGATCGCAAAAAGCACTTTGTATCTAAAGCTCAAGAAATATTCACTAGATGAGTCGATGGACTCTTGGCGCTCAACATAA
- a CDS encoding EthD family reductase, with product MSKHIPMVQEALGDNLKKIDVDFGLVGEGNTDPVFVAMAHLHFESMDSFWPSCGPQAQRIQADIPIYTDSQPIMQVSEIRR from the coding sequence GTGAGCAAGCACATCCCAATGGTCCAGGAGGCTCTGGGCGATAATTTGAAGAAAATTGATGTCGATTTTGGCCTGGTTGGGGAGGGAAATACAGACCCGGTGTTCGTGGCAATGGCGCACCTTCATTTCGAATCAATGGATTCCTTCTGGCCGTCGTGTGGCCCTCAGGCACAAAGGATCCAGGCAGATATCCCAATCTACACGGATTCGCAGCCGATCATGCAGGTTAGTGAAATACGCCGATGA
- a CDS encoding DUF1329 domain-containing protein — protein MTTIKQNFQLGLGVRSIAAVLITMGLSAGIANAAEVAEGTVISKDNLDKIRNDTFEGKTIGSMIPEKMELMIKSEGLTLKIAHSKKIQMDPKYVEATQKLAKNVKFNPADRTMSGWTAGMPFPPDSIKLDDPNAGDKVIWNLRAATYGATMDLRNISFTFISGDKGVERVQRWQSRRYYMEGRLDGGPTTVGDGSIAQKTYLFATSPQDIRGLGTFSIRYNQADSAKPDDTWAYLKSVRRTRRLSGGAWMDPIGGTDQLYDDWDIWDAFPTKYRANKLVGKRWVFAIAHSPEVSVDLSKKDTLDEFPSIGLKDAPYYFPAKHIVWEPREVYVVEGTPPPQHPYSKKVVYMEVDFPRPYLGEMYDQKGEFWKFMVFQNRPDVGEDGYKAVMPVVGHVIDVKRKHSTTWSSNMKSNPKGVKDTDVSLEKLEQVATGGA, from the coding sequence TTGACAACCATTAAGCAGAATTTTCAGCTTGGTTTGGGGGTGCGGTCTATTGCAGCAGTCCTAATAACCATGGGTCTCTCGGCAGGGATCGCCAACGCAGCGGAAGTTGCGGAAGGGACTGTCATCAGCAAGGACAATCTCGACAAAATTCGCAACGATACGTTCGAGGGCAAGACTATCGGTAGCATGATTCCGGAAAAGATGGAGTTGATGATCAAGAGCGAGGGCTTGACGCTCAAGATTGCGCATTCCAAGAAAATCCAGATGGATCCGAAGTATGTTGAGGCGACTCAGAAGCTTGCCAAAAACGTCAAATTCAACCCAGCGGACAGGACGATGAGTGGTTGGACGGCAGGGATGCCGTTTCCGCCCGACTCAATCAAGCTTGATGATCCTAATGCTGGCGACAAGGTAATCTGGAATCTTCGTGCTGCTACTTATGGTGCGACCATGGATCTGCGGAATATTTCCTTCACCTTTATCTCCGGTGACAAGGGCGTCGAACGGGTCCAGCGCTGGCAGTCGCGGCGGTATTACATGGAAGGCCGTCTTGATGGTGGGCCGACCACTGTTGGCGATGGAAGCATTGCGCAGAAAACCTATCTGTTTGCTACCAGCCCGCAGGATATCCGTGGCCTGGGAACCTTCTCTATTCGCTACAACCAGGCTGATTCCGCTAAGCCGGACGATACCTGGGCTTACCTGAAATCGGTTCGTCGTACCCGCCGCCTTTCCGGCGGCGCCTGGATGGATCCGATCGGTGGCACTGATCAGCTTTATGATGACTGGGATATTTGGGATGCTTTCCCGACCAAGTATCGTGCAAACAAACTGGTTGGCAAACGTTGGGTGTTTGCGATTGCCCATAGCCCTGAAGTTAGCGTGGATCTATCCAAGAAAGATACACTGGATGAGTTCCCGTCGATCGGTTTGAAGGATGCGCCGTACTACTTCCCCGCAAAGCATATTGTCTGGGAGCCGCGTGAGGTCTATGTAGTTGAAGGAACCCCGCCGCCACAGCACCCCTATAGCAAGAAAGTGGTTTACATGGAGGTGGATTTCCCCCGCCCGTATTTGGGGGAAATGTATGACCAGAAGGGCGAATTCTGGAAATTTATGGTTTTCCAGAACCGTCCTGACGTAGGCGAGGATGGCTACAAAGCGGTCATGCCGGTAGTTGGCCACGTCATTGACGTGAAGCGTAAGCACTCGACTACCTGGTCTTCAAATATGAAGTCCAACCCCAAGGGTGTTAAAGACACCGATGTCTCCCTTGAAAAGCTTGAGCAGGTTGCAACGGGCGGAGCTTAA
- a CDS encoding DUF1302 domain-containing protein, giving the protein MVINEKRVKKMRQKSGGVYRSILGVAISLALAQWNVAASAEGTSSSGSDENGNSFHLGGYVRGWSSFNMKDQPETAADDKWKPSMLRGSLLLDMDARTGPLKWKAVARADREYKTDYLKDLEQLRSTNGTGTGGQSSNIMDNYNKADLRELWTEFNLGERVSFRIGKQQIVWGESDFFHAMDVVHGYDMSWRLFFEGENEEWRKPLWLLATKVQVPEASGQIHAFVRPGIDQCKDIGNTYDIRGGRWFFQPYRGYDLTAVTDNDCRHPDGDMRDVTGGIKWSGEAGPVNYSLAYIRTFAADPVANSVFKPYEKTPTGAFFDLIHPVIDVFGVSVSGYAPAIDAVLSAEVAFTKDQPYNIGTGGFGTPSVPGNFPGVGLGGIMKKDTLTTMIRADKNIDFQGLLGTNRPSFSSIQLFDTMILNYQDSDDLARLFAYGSKQKEHSTILTAFTVLNFNSDTINPSFAIGTDLTNGGGFFIPAVDFVLGDKWRLKVEADIFWTQKDSKKLFDTDAPGTQLMGYFANNDQLVVRLTRQF; this is encoded by the coding sequence ATGGTTATCAACGAGAAGAGGGTAAAGAAGATGAGACAAAAAAGTGGTGGTGTGTATCGAAGTATTTTGGGGGTGGCAATTTCTCTGGCACTGGCGCAATGGAATGTAGCTGCAAGCGCCGAGGGAACAAGCTCTTCCGGTTCCGATGAAAATGGCAACAGTTTTCACCTTGGTGGCTATGTCCGAGGCTGGTCTTCTTTCAATATGAAAGACCAGCCAGAAACCGCGGCCGATGACAAATGGAAGCCATCAATGTTGCGAGGGTCCTTGCTTCTAGATATGGATGCCAGGACGGGGCCATTGAAGTGGAAGGCTGTTGCCCGAGCTGATCGCGAATATAAGACCGACTATCTGAAGGATCTGGAGCAACTGCGATCAACAAACGGGACCGGAACCGGTGGTCAGTCCAGCAACATTATGGACAACTACAACAAGGCTGATCTTCGCGAGCTATGGACGGAGTTCAATCTGGGCGAAAGGGTTAGTTTTCGCATCGGTAAGCAACAGATCGTGTGGGGCGAGAGTGACTTTTTCCATGCGATGGATGTGGTGCATGGTTATGACATGAGTTGGCGCCTTTTCTTCGAGGGCGAGAACGAGGAATGGCGCAAGCCGCTTTGGCTTCTCGCAACCAAGGTTCAGGTTCCTGAAGCTAGCGGCCAGATTCATGCGTTTGTTCGCCCTGGCATAGACCAGTGCAAGGATATCGGTAATACCTACGATATTCGGGGGGGGCGCTGGTTCTTCCAGCCATATCGTGGCTATGACCTGACAGCTGTTACGGACAACGATTGTCGTCATCCGGACGGGGATATGAGGGATGTCACTGGCGGCATCAAATGGTCAGGAGAGGCTGGCCCGGTTAATTACTCGCTGGCCTACATCAGGACGTTCGCCGCAGATCCGGTCGCAAATTCGGTCTTCAAGCCGTATGAGAAAACGCCGACCGGTGCTTTTTTTGACTTGATTCATCCGGTAATCGATGTGTTTGGCGTTTCGGTAAGCGGGTATGCGCCGGCAATTGATGCTGTGTTGAGTGCCGAGGTCGCGTTCACCAAGGATCAGCCATACAACATTGGTACTGGTGGATTCGGGACGCCAAGCGTTCCTGGGAATTTTCCTGGGGTGGGTTTGGGCGGAATCATGAAGAAGGACACCCTGACGACCATGATCCGCGCGGACAAGAATATCGACTTCCAGGGTTTGCTGGGTACGAATCGTCCGTCTTTCTCGTCGATCCAGCTGTTCGACACGATGATCCTGAATTATCAGGACTCGGACGATCTGGCTCGCCTGTTTGCCTATGGATCAAAGCAAAAGGAACACAGCACTATCCTGACGGCATTTACCGTTCTTAATTTCAATAGCGACACCATTAATCCATCCTTCGCAATTGGCACTGACCTGACCAACGGTGGTGGTTTCTTCATTCCTGCTGTCGATTTTGTTCTTGGCGACAAGTGGCGACTGAAGGTGGAGGCAGATATTTTCTGGACGCAGAAGGACAGCAAAAAGCTGTTTGATACAGATGCTCCCGGAACGCAGTTGATGGGCTATTTCGCCAATAACGACCAACTTGTCGTTCGCTTGACTCGGCAGTTTTAA